A region from the Triticum urartu cultivar G1812 chromosome 1, Tu2.1, whole genome shotgun sequence genome encodes:
- the LOC125537058 gene encoding uncharacterized protein LOC125537058, translated as MAGGQVAAHRAFLLCNYLLLGAASGCIFLTLSLRLVPSPSGLLLVFLHALTAVFAAAGCSGSFTTPTAGAGAQHTAHTAGAVLTAIFQGAAAVLAFTRTADFLAELRSYVREDDGAVILRLVGGLGAAIFVLEWASLALAFALRLSEDGGEEATDGGEYSKSLPSGYHV; from the coding sequence ATGGCTGGTGGGCAAGTGGCGGCGCACAGGGCGTTCCTGCTCTGCAACTACTTGCTTCTGGGCGCGGCGTCGGGCTGCATCTTCCTCACACTCTCGCTCCGCCTTGTCCCATCCCCGTCCGGCCTGCTCCTCGTCTTCCTCCACGCGCTCACCGCGGTCTTTGCCGCGGCTGGCTGCTCGGGCTCCTTCACTACCCCCACAGCCGGCGCCGGAGCCCAGCACACTGCACATACCGCCGGTGCCGTCCTCACTGCCATCTTCCAGGGTGCTGCAGCCGTGCTCGCATTCACCCGCACGGCTGACTTCCTCGCCGAGCTGCGGTCCTACGTCCGGGAGGACGACGGCGCGGTTATCCTCAGGCTCGTCGGCGGTCTTGGCGCCGCCATCTTCGTGCTCGAGTGGGCCTCGCTCGCACTCGCCTTCGCTCTTCGGCTCAGCGAAGACGGCGGCGAGGAGGCAACCGACGGTGGCGAGTACAGCAAGAGCTTGCCGTCTGGCTACCACGTCTGA